A stretch of DNA from Phenylobacterium koreense:
CCTGCCTCTCGGCCGAGGATTCCCTGCCGTTCCAGAACGCCTTCTTCGATCGGATACTCGCCGTCCACGCCCTGGAGGAGAGCCCCGATCCCACGGCGCTGCTGCGGGAGGTCTGGCGGGTGCTGTCGCCGACCGGGCGGGTGGTGGTGGTGACGGCCGCGCGCAATGGCCTCTGGGCGAATGCCGAGAAGACGCCTTTCGGTCACGGACGGCCCTATACGCGCAGCCAGCTGGCCGAATTGCTGCGTGAGGCCGAGCTCGAGCCGACCGGCTGGACGCGAGCGCTGTATGTGCCGCCGGTCGGCTGGATGGCGGGCTGGGCCGAAGGCTTCGAGCAGGCCGGTTCACGGCTTTGGCCGGGCTTCGCCGGCCTGGTGCTGACCGAGGCGGTCAAGGAGAGTTTCGCGGTGAAGGCCAAGACCGCGCGGGCGCCGGTCCTCGTGGCCCGCCCGGCCTTGTCGCCTTTGCCGGCGGCGAACAAGGCGCCGGTTTCGCGCTCGCCGGAACCCAGGCGCTAGACAAGCGCTTGGACACGGCATCGCTTGGTCCTAGCTTGGGGGCGGCGGCCAGCGCCGCCGCAGCAGTGGAGTCGCGCCATGAAGATGATCGTCGCAGTGATCAAGCCCAGCCGCCTGGACGCGGTGCTCGAGGCGGTCACGGAGGCGGGCGCGTCCGGGCTCACCGTCACCGAGGTCCGGGGATACGGCCGGCAACGCGGCAAGACCGAGGTCTATCGTGGGGCCGAATACGAGGTGAAGCTGTTGCCCAAGGTGAAGCTGGAGATCGCCGTGCCGTCGGACATCGCCAATGCGGTGGTGGAGGCCGTCGCACGCACGGCCAATACCGGCAAGATCGGCGACGGCAAGGTCTTCGT
This window harbors:
- a CDS encoding P-II family nitrogen regulator, with the translated sequence MKMIVAVIKPSRLDAVLEAVTEAGASGLTVTEVRGYGRQRGKTEVYRGAEYEVKLLPKVKLEIAVPSDIANAVVEAVARTANTGKIGDGKVFVLDLEQALRIRTGDKDAAAIAG
- a CDS encoding class I SAM-dependent methyltransferase, giving the protein MRRDVLDLRQFYATPLGRAAREMVSRKVLEAWDNTAELDVLGLGYATPFLGALGLAARRVVAAMPAQQGVELWPAGAPNLACLSAEDSLPFQNAFFDRILAVHALEESPDPTALLREVWRVLSPTGRVVVVTAARNGLWANAEKTPFGHGRPYTRSQLAELLREAELEPTGWTRALYVPPVGWMAGWAEGFEQAGSRLWPGFAGLVLTEAVKESFAVKAKTARAPVLVARPALSPLPAANKAPVSRSPEPRR